GAGCAATACGAAAGGCTAAGAGATATTTTAAGAGTTAAGCCCGTTCGTAGTTTAAGCGGAATTGTTGTAATCGCAGTAATGAGTTCTCCCGCTCCATGTCCACATGGAAAGTGCATTCCTTGCCCTGGCGGAGTTGAATTCAATAGCCCCCAGAGCTACACAGGCT
This DNA window, taken from Candidatus Nezhaarchaeota archaeon, encodes the following:
- a CDS encoding tRNA uridine(34) 5-carboxymethylaminomethyl modification radical SAM/GNAT enzyme Elp3; protein product: MEAKQIREIAFEIANKAKNLEDALRIKKEMAKKFKLAKIPSNVEILQHAKGTEQYERLRDILRVKPVRSLSGIVVIAVMSSPAPCPHGKCIPCPGGVEFNSPQSYTG